Proteins encoded together in one Halalkaliarchaeum sp. AArc-CO window:
- a CDS encoding sugar ABC transporter permease — translation MIDVGFSLPVSRERKDALYEFLSQRYMMIALTVLPVFLLFTLILAFPILWAVGASFHDIHAFDPEWTWVGVENYVHYLFADSVFWESLGLSAAFAVVSVTLHVTIGTAVALLLNYTFPYKKFVSAVLFLPFLIPTAILGFGVGYMMNSTFGIVNWTLVDLGILETTRPWFGNPDTALYVVAAVNSWKFYALVTIMVYARLQSIPKEHYETAKIMGANAWERFRDITLPNLRGVLFLVILLDGIWMFFKFDIIWILTGDGPSDSTRISVIYAYQIAFERTALGDAAAISVLLFLIVGAGALTYFYVLEPEEEVRAE, via the coding sequence ATGATTGACGTCGGATTCTCACTTCCCGTCTCTCGAGAGCGGAAGGACGCGCTCTACGAGTTCCTCTCACAGCGCTACATGATGATCGCGCTCACCGTACTTCCCGTCTTCCTTCTGTTTACGTTGATCCTCGCGTTTCCGATCCTGTGGGCCGTCGGTGCGAGCTTTCACGACATCCACGCGTTCGATCCAGAATGGACCTGGGTCGGCGTAGAAAACTACGTCCACTACCTATTCGCCGACAGCGTATTCTGGGAGAGCCTCGGACTTTCGGCGGCCTTTGCGGTGGTGTCCGTCACGCTCCACGTCACCATCGGAACGGCGGTCGCGCTCCTTTTGAATTACACGTTCCCGTACAAGAAGTTCGTGAGTGCGGTGTTGTTCCTTCCGTTTCTGATCCCGACCGCGATCCTCGGGTTCGGAGTCGGCTACATGATGAACTCCACGTTCGGGATCGTCAACTGGACCCTCGTCGACCTCGGAATCCTGGAGACGACCCGTCCCTGGTTCGGCAACCCCGATACCGCCCTGTACGTGGTCGCCGCAGTAAACAGCTGGAAGTTCTACGCGCTTGTGACGATCATGGTGTACGCGCGGTTGCAGTCGATTCCAAAGGAACACTACGAGACCGCGAAGATCATGGGCGCGAACGCGTGGGAACGGTTCAGGGACATCACCCTCCCGAACCTCAGGGGTGTGCTCTTTTTGGTGATCCTCCTCGACGGGATCTGGATGTTCTTCAAGTTCGACATCATCTGGATCCTCACGGGTGACGGCCCGAGCGACTCGACGCGCATCTCGGTGATCTACGCCTACCAGATCGCGTTCGAGCGAACCGCCCTCGGCGACGCTGCGGCCATTTCGGTGCTGCTGTTCCTGATCGTCGGGGCCGGCGCACTGACGTACTTCTACGTCCTCGAACCCGAAGAGGAGGTGCGTGCCGAATGA
- a CDS encoding carbohydrate ABC transporter permease, with protein sequence MSLDTDTDDANATIMDYRGNIPLWRHLRYRHRRLLRRSILYIGIAMVTMAILLPVLWMLVSAVRPISEIITRNPSLLPSTVTVEHFSTLFFDSRFPIYLRNTVIVTVGVVFMATTAATLGGYGLTRIDIPFKRTFARGVLFTYMFPPVLLAIPMYILWSNIGMINTYLGLILAITARVLPFSLWLMWKFFLNVPYSLEESAQMAGATRFQAFKDVALPMAKPGIIAVAILAFAFAWGDYTMALILMTDLDMYVITTGIEASFFAGGQIQWGLVLAGSAVALLPPLVFVYFLQKYYVHGMSAGGAL encoded by the coding sequence ATGAGCCTGGACACCGACACCGACGACGCGAACGCGACGATCATGGACTACCGGGGAAACATCCCGCTGTGGCGACATCTCCGGTACCGCCACCGTCGACTGCTCCGTCGATCGATCCTCTATATCGGGATCGCGATGGTGACGATGGCGATCCTGCTTCCGGTGTTGTGGATGCTCGTCTCCGCCGTCAGGCCGATCAGCGAGATCATCACCCGGAACCCGTCGCTTTTACCCTCGACAGTGACGGTGGAGCACTTCTCGACGCTGTTTTTCGACTCCCGGTTCCCGATCTACTTGCGAAACACCGTGATCGTGACTGTGGGAGTCGTCTTCATGGCGACGACGGCCGCGACGCTGGGGGGCTACGGGCTGACGCGTATCGACATCCCGTTCAAGCGGACGTTCGCCCGGGGAGTGCTGTTCACCTACATGTTCCCGCCGGTACTGCTGGCGATCCCGATGTACATCCTCTGGAGCAACATCGGAATGATCAACACGTACCTGGGCCTCATTCTCGCGATCACCGCCCGGGTGTTGCCGTTCTCACTGTGGCTCATGTGGAAGTTCTTCCTCAACGTGCCGTACTCGCTGGAGGAGTCGGCACAGATGGCTGGCGCGACCCGGTTCCAGGCGTTCAAGGACGTGGCACTGCCGATGGCCAAGCCCGGCATTATCGCGGTGGCGATCCTCGCGTTCGCGTTCGCGTGGGGCGACTACACGATGGCATTGATCCTCATGACCGACCTCGACATGTACGTCATCACGACGGGCATCGAGGCGAGCTTCTTCGCGGGCGGGCAGATCCAGTGGGGCCTCGTGCTTGCCGGAAGTGCGGTCGCACTGCTCCCGCCGCTGGTTTTCGTGTACTTCCTCCAGAAGTACTACGTTCACGGCATGTCCGCCGGTGGTGCACTGTGA
- a CDS encoding 5'-deoxyadenosine deaminase has product MLLSGTVVVDAGTTIEDGAVVTEDDRIVAVGERSKLLERYPDHERRAFDIVAPGLVGGHVHSVQSLGRGIADDTSLLSWLFDHVLPMESGMGAEAMRAAAELGYLECIESGTTTVIDHLSVHHAEEAFEAAIELGIRGRLGKVLMDKNSPEGLQEDTDEALGETERLLERYHGSADGRIKYAVTPRFAVSCTEACLRGARELADTHDDVRIHTHASENPEEVETVREETGLRNVHWLDEVGLTGEDVVLAHCVHTDESERELLAETGTHVTYCPSSNMKLASGVAPIPDYLDRGINVALGNDGPPCNNTLDPFTEMRQASLLQKVETLDPTATPAGTVLKMATLNGARAAGFERVGALREGWKADVVGLSTDAARATPVHDIRSHLVFAAHGDDVAFTMVDGEVLYDDGEHVGVEADRIRMRARELAANIDGTRR; this is encoded by the coding sequence ATGCTGCTTTCCGGAACGGTCGTCGTCGACGCCGGGACGACCATCGAAGACGGGGCGGTGGTGACCGAGGACGACCGGATCGTCGCCGTCGGCGAGCGCTCGAAACTGCTCGAACGCTATCCCGACCACGAGCGGCGGGCGTTCGACATCGTTGCGCCGGGGCTCGTCGGCGGCCACGTCCACTCGGTGCAGTCGCTCGGCCGGGGGATCGCCGACGACACCTCGCTACTGTCGTGGCTGTTCGACCACGTGTTGCCGATGGAATCCGGGATGGGTGCGGAGGCGATGCGGGCCGCAGCGGAGCTGGGATATCTCGAGTGCATCGAGTCGGGGACGACGACGGTGATCGATCACCTGTCGGTCCACCACGCCGAGGAGGCGTTCGAGGCGGCGATCGAACTGGGCATCCGCGGCAGGCTCGGGAAAGTGCTGATGGACAAGAACAGCCCCGAGGGCCTCCAGGAGGACACCGACGAGGCTCTCGGGGAAACGGAGCGACTCCTCGAGAGATACCACGGCTCCGCCGACGGCCGGATCAAGTACGCGGTGACGCCACGGTTTGCAGTATCGTGTACGGAGGCGTGCCTCCGCGGCGCCCGGGAGTTGGCCGATACACACGACGACGTCAGGATCCACACGCACGCGAGCGAGAACCCCGAAGAGGTGGAAACCGTCCGAGAAGAAACGGGACTGCGGAACGTCCATTGGCTCGACGAGGTCGGACTCACCGGCGAAGACGTCGTGCTCGCCCACTGTGTCCACACCGACGAATCCGAGCGCGAACTCCTGGCGGAGACGGGGACTCACGTCACCTACTGTCCCTCCTCGAACATGAAGCTCGCCTCCGGGGTGGCTCCGATCCCGGATTACCTCGATCGGGGCATCAACGTCGCGCTCGGGAACGACGGACCTCCCTGCAACAACACGCTTGATCCGTTCACGGAGATGCGACAGGCGAGCCTGCTCCAGAAAGTCGAGACGCTAGATCCGACGGCAACACCGGCGGGGACCGTCCTGAAGATGGCCACCCTGAACGGCGCACGGGCGGCGGGGTTCGAACGGGTGGGCGCGCTCCGAGAGGGCTGGAAGGCGGACGTCGTCGGGCTGTCGACCGACGCCGCCCGGGCGACGCCGGTCCACGATATCCGGTCGCATCTGGTGTTTGCCGCCCACGGCGACGACGTCGCGTTCACGATGGTCGACGGGGAGGTGCTGTACGACGACGGCGAACACGTCGGCGTCGAGGCCGACCGGATACGGATGCGAGCACGCGAGCTCGCGGCAAACATCGACGGGACCAGGAGATAG
- a CDS encoding transcriptional regulator, which translates to MAAHDDVQYLAGSPVRAKILSALCEEPLRPTELTDRVDATRTTVQRILAGYLERDWVVKRGRRYTVTVTGRGVYRAYESLRADLERASELGPFASHIGPIADDLPWSALKSAEITAARDRDPFATVQRLVELISTADADRMRAVTPIVAEVFNEAAGEFIEGGGHLELTIDPGVLEASRAGFPDAVDRAVENGDVEVRVHPEPIEFGLMLCEEWTCLGAYDDENNVRAVVESDSPELFDWADEQYDRYRSRTVPLDEVLSDGEELALERPVGGRKR; encoded by the coding sequence ATGGCCGCACACGACGACGTTCAGTATCTGGCCGGGTCACCGGTTCGTGCGAAAATCCTCTCAGCGCTGTGTGAAGAGCCGCTGCGACCGACGGAGCTCACAGACCGGGTGGACGCCACCAGAACGACCGTCCAGCGGATCCTCGCCGGCTATCTGGAGCGCGACTGGGTGGTCAAGCGGGGGCGTCGATACACGGTGACCGTCACCGGTCGCGGAGTGTATCGCGCGTACGAGTCGCTGCGTGCAGACCTCGAACGGGCCAGCGAACTCGGACCGTTCGCGTCCCACATCGGACCGATCGCCGACGATCTCCCGTGGAGTGCCCTGAAAAGCGCCGAAATCACCGCCGCACGCGACCGTGACCCGTTCGCGACAGTTCAGCGGCTGGTCGAGCTCATCTCGACGGCCGATGCAGACCGGATGCGTGCGGTCACGCCCATCGTCGCCGAGGTGTTCAACGAGGCGGCCGGCGAGTTCATCGAAGGAGGTGGACACCTCGAGTTGACGATCGACCCCGGCGTACTCGAGGCGTCTCGGGCCGGATTCCCCGACGCCGTCGACCGTGCCGTAGAGAACGGCGACGTCGAGGTTCGGGTCCATCCGGAGCCGATCGAGTTCGGCCTCATGCTGTGTGAAGAGTGGACCTGCCTGGGCGCGTACGACGACGAGAACAACGTCCGGGCCGTGGTCGAATCCGACTCGCCGGAGCTGTTCGACTGGGCGGACGAACAGTACGATCGGTACCGGTCCCGGACGGTCCCGCTCGACGAGGTGCTGAGCGACGGGGAGGAGCTTGCACTCGAACGGCCAGTCGGCGGACGAAAACGCTGA
- a CDS encoding ABC transporter ATP-binding protein, protein MAKIELSNIRKEYSVKGGVEVAVGGIDLEIESGEFISIVGPSGCGKTTTLRCIAGLEIPTEGTIEFDGVDITEVPANKRDLAMMFQDIALYPHMTVRQNIAYPLKIDGVDKSARHETAREAAEVMQIEELLDKYPGELSGGQQQRTGLARTIVQDPIAFLMDEPLSDLDAQLKIEMRREIQRVHRRLGKATIYVTHDQEEALTMSDRVVVLNDGRIKQVGTTDEVYNRPANTFVATFIGNPSINYLEGIIDTVDDDTAVVTFHGTQFEVQFEPDTASSPGDSVTVGIRPQHVEVVSDPDEGHLSGELSLFEPVDDRAHTTVDGPEGEFRAVTRANAPLDEGEQVGLFVDDENVLVFDDDTGTLLARSIGTKQPVSGRR, encoded by the coding sequence ATGGCAAAAATAGAATTGTCGAATATACGCAAGGAATACAGCGTGAAAGGCGGTGTCGAAGTCGCCGTCGGCGGCATCGATCTCGAGATCGAAAGCGGGGAGTTCATCTCGATCGTCGGCCCGTCGGGGTGCGGAAAGACGACCACCCTTCGATGTATCGCTGGACTCGAGATCCCGACCGAGGGAACGATCGAGTTCGACGGAGTCGACATCACCGAAGTCCCCGCAAACAAGCGGGACCTCGCGATGATGTTCCAGGACATCGCCCTGTATCCGCACATGACGGTGCGTCAGAACATCGCGTATCCGCTGAAGATCGACGGGGTCGACAAAAGTGCGCGACACGAGACCGCCAGAGAAGCCGCCGAAGTCATGCAGATCGAGGAACTCCTGGACAAGTATCCGGGCGAACTCTCGGGTGGTCAACAACAGCGGACGGGGTTGGCACGCACGATCGTCCAGGACCCGATCGCGTTCCTGATGGACGAACCGCTGTCGGATCTCGACGCGCAGCTAAAAATCGAGATGCGCCGCGAGATCCAGCGCGTCCACAGGCGCCTCGGCAAGGCGACGATTTACGTCACTCACGACCAGGAGGAGGCGTTGACGATGTCCGACCGGGTTGTCGTGCTCAATGACGGCCGCATCAAGCAGGTCGGAACCACTGACGAGGTGTACAACCGGCCTGCCAACACCTTCGTGGCGACGTTCATCGGCAATCCCAGCATCAACTACCTGGAGGGGATCATCGACACAGTCGACGACGATACAGCCGTCGTGACGTTCCACGGCACACAGTTCGAGGTGCAGTTCGAACCCGACACGGCGTCCTCGCCCGGCGATTCGGTAACGGTCGGCATCCGACCCCAGCACGTCGAGGTAGTCAGCGACCCCGACGAGGGACATCTCTCCGGGGAGCTGTCGCTGTTCGAACCTGTAGACGACCGGGCACACACCACCGTCGACGGCCCGGAAGGGGAGTTCCGTGCCGTTACGAGGGCGAACGCGCCGCTCGACGAGGGTGAGCAGGTCGGCCTGTTCGTCGACGACGAAAACGTGCTGGTGTTCGACGACGACACCGGAACCCTCCTCGCCCGGTCAATCGGAACGAAACAGCCCGTCTCTGGACGCAGATGA
- a CDS encoding DUF255 domain-containing protein produces MTGPTDSNRLTGVGSYRGRRADDPVNWQPWDEQSLETAREYDAPIFLSIGYDTGYWCRVMAEESFRDEGVAELLNAQFVPIAVDRDLRPELDLIYQTISRTVTGETGWPLSAWLTPEGKPFYVGTYFPPEHEDWAPGFPDLLEMIAQKWPTPEIREEIEARAEEWAGYAVEELETVPNTGPTNRNAVERIADLAVRTADHEYGGWGTGAKFPEPARIELLFVAGSEDHRRVAIRTLDAMADGTLHDHVGGGFFRHCAEREWRTPHFEKTVYDNAEIARAFLSGHHSTGEQRYADVARRTFEFIARDLSRTDGAFSAGIGEIGPGSDNRAERESADNNPTRSYYAWTAGEIEAAVDDPTSTALLRDRYGIENGGGDGSVPRIATSIEELAEEYDRSTETVLDQLRRGRERLRDARRRRSRSPARDERMFAGWNGLAVSAFAEGALVLDDGALAERATTALDVVQDRLWDGERLTGRYVDDDHSRGVAYLDDYAFLGTGALRCYEATGDDAYREFAFDVGRTLLEKFLSDDRLSFVPTDRDDTLIADPQPTRDRTVPSSISVAVDLLVCLGRVDGDAGFDDIPERIFGTYEPRIETDLLQHHALALAGRRIAAGSTTLSIGSGAHPGS; encoded by the coding sequence ATGACGGGACCGACGGATTCGAACCGTCTGACTGGAGTCGGGTCGTATCGGGGCCGGCGCGCGGACGACCCCGTCAACTGGCAACCCTGGGACGAGCAGTCGCTCGAAACCGCCAGAGAGTACGACGCCCCCATCTTTCTCTCGATCGGATACGATACCGGCTACTGGTGTCGTGTGATGGCCGAGGAGAGTTTCCGCGACGAGGGCGTCGCAGAACTGCTCAACGCGCAGTTCGTTCCGATCGCGGTCGACCGCGATCTGCGCCCTGAACTCGATTTGATCTATCAGACGATCTCCCGGACCGTCACCGGCGAGACCGGCTGGCCGCTTTCGGCGTGGCTGACCCCGGAGGGGAAGCCGTTCTACGTGGGGACGTACTTCCCACCCGAGCACGAGGACTGGGCACCGGGGTTCCCGGATCTCCTCGAGATGATTGCCCAGAAGTGGCCGACCCCCGAGATCCGCGAGGAGATCGAAGCCCGAGCCGAGGAGTGGGCCGGATACGCCGTCGAGGAGCTGGAAACCGTCCCGAACACGGGGCCGACGAACCGTAACGCGGTCGAGCGGATCGCCGACCTGGCCGTACGAACGGCAGATCACGAGTACGGAGGGTGGGGAACAGGGGCGAAGTTCCCCGAACCAGCCAGAATCGAACTTCTCTTCGTCGCCGGATCCGAGGACCACCGGCGTGTCGCGATCAGAACCCTGGACGCGATGGCCGACGGAACATTACACGATCACGTCGGTGGAGGGTTCTTCAGACACTGTGCCGAGCGTGAGTGGCGGACCCCTCACTTCGAGAAGACGGTGTACGACAACGCAGAGATCGCCCGAGCGTTCCTGTCCGGACACCACAGCACCGGCGAGCAACGATACGCAGACGTCGCGCGCCGAACCTTCGAGTTCATCGCGCGCGATCTCTCGAGGACGGACGGAGCGTTCTCCGCCGGAATCGGAGAGATCGGCCCAGGTTCCGACAACCGGGCCGAGAGAGAGTCGGCCGACAACAACCCGACGAGATCGTACTACGCCTGGACTGCCGGGGAAATCGAGGCGGCTGTTGACGACCCGACCTCCACAGCACTACTCCGTGACAGGTACGGAATCGAGAACGGTGGCGGCGATGGATCAGTCCCACGAATCGCTACCTCGATCGAGGAACTCGCCGAGGAGTACGACCGTTCGACGGAGACCGTTCTCGACCAACTCCGCCGCGGACGTGAACGGCTCCGTGACGCGCGTCGTCGCCGGAGTCGATCTCCCGCTCGGGACGAACGGATGTTTGCCGGCTGGAACGGTCTCGCAGTCTCCGCGTTTGCAGAGGGGGCACTCGTTCTCGACGACGGGGCACTCGCCGAGCGAGCGACCACCGCTCTCGATGTCGTCCAGGATCGTTTGTGGGACGGCGAACGGCTCACCGGCCGATACGTCGACGACGATCACAGCCGGGGTGTCGCCTATCTGGACGACTACGCGTTTCTGGGGACGGGGGCACTGCGGTGCTACGAGGCGACCGGTGACGACGCGTACCGCGAGTTCGCGTTCGACGTGGGGAGAACGCTCCTCGAGAAGTTCCTGTCCGACGATCGACTGTCATTCGTTCCCACAGATCGCGACGACACCCTGATCGCCGACCCCCAGCCGACCCGTGACCGGACAGTGCCGTCGAGTATCTCGGTCGCTGTGGACCTCCTTGTGTGTCTCGGTCGAGTGGATGGCGACGCCGGCTTCGACGACATCCCCGAACGGATCTTCGGGACGTACGAGCCGAGAATCGAGACGGACCTCCTGCAGCATCACGCGCTTGCCCTGGCCGGACGGCGGATCGCCGCCGGATCGACTACGCTCTCCATCGGCTCCGGGGCCCACCCCGGGAGCTGA
- a CDS encoding aldehyde ferredoxin oxidoreductase C-terminal domain-containing protein, with the protein MLHARGPLLTVDVGERTASRIDVDDVLERFVGGRAVATALAHDRIPFDADPFGPENRVYLSTGPLQQSQMSFTGRMNMTGLSPLTDGLVSTNAGGFLSREFVGAGISTFELVGKSDEPLLVHVTDDGVEFEEVPELSDALVPEVSDYVAETRDLGSENCIAIGPAGENLVRFAAVMTADSRAFGRGGLGAVLGAKNVKGITFTGDSEPTVEIPDPPESEIHREAATADDIRKRQGTTASTEIRNELYSLPTRYFSEYSFEDAEGIAGDAIEAKKYKRGTCSACAFACKLPLRDEETGFETEGPEFETTFSYGSNQGVGDLVEVMKANELCDTLGMDTVSAGVTVAAYMESEGEFGNAELAQELTEKIAYREGIGDLLAEGVARCHGELGVENWTVKGLEFPAHDGRVLHGQGLSYAVANRGADHMYSVILKQEYNGDIEREGTLGKADTLVEMEDYAAFRDTGIVCEFSDGYVNEDHLKQLFGADYEELLSIGAETVVRERHFNNQRGFDRDDDRIPYELPDLDAAIGEYYDARGWNDDGTVPDGAVEPIAASVD; encoded by the coding sequence ATGCTCCACGCCAGAGGGCCGCTGCTCACCGTCGACGTCGGTGAGCGAACGGCGTCCCGGATCGACGTTGACGACGTGCTCGAGCGGTTCGTCGGCGGCAGAGCGGTCGCGACCGCACTCGCTCACGATCGGATCCCGTTCGATGCCGATCCGTTCGGGCCCGAAAACCGGGTGTATCTCTCCACGGGACCGCTCCAGCAGAGTCAGATGTCCTTCACCGGACGGATGAACATGACCGGCCTGTCGCCGTTGACCGACGGGCTGGTGTCGACGAACGCCGGGGGGTTCCTCTCTCGGGAGTTCGTCGGGGCCGGGATCTCGACGTTCGAACTCGTCGGCAAAAGCGACGAACCCCTGTTGGTCCACGTTACCGACGACGGGGTCGAATTCGAGGAGGTGCCCGAGCTCTCGGACGCGCTCGTTCCCGAGGTTTCCGACTACGTCGCGGAGACGCGCGACCTCGGATCCGAAAACTGTATCGCGATCGGTCCGGCGGGCGAGAACCTCGTCCGGTTCGCGGCGGTGATGACCGCTGACTCGCGCGCGTTCGGACGTGGCGGGCTGGGTGCGGTGCTGGGCGCAAAGAACGTCAAGGGAATCACCTTTACGGGGGACTCCGAACCGACAGTCGAGATCCCGGACCCTCCGGAGTCGGAAATCCATCGCGAGGCTGCGACCGCAGACGACATCAGGAAACGGCAGGGGACGACCGCCAGCACGGAGATCCGAAACGAACTGTACTCCCTTCCGACCCGGTACTTCAGTGAGTACAGCTTCGAAGATGCCGAAGGGATCGCAGGCGACGCGATCGAGGCGAAAAAATACAAGCGAGGGACGTGTTCCGCCTGCGCGTTTGCCTGCAAGCTTCCTCTCCGGGACGAGGAGACGGGCTTCGAGACGGAGGGACCGGAGTTCGAAACCACCTTCTCGTACGGCTCGAATCAGGGCGTCGGCGACCTCGTCGAGGTAATGAAGGCCAACGAACTCTGTGACACCCTCGGGATGGACACCGTTTCCGCCGGCGTGACTGTCGCGGCCTACATGGAAAGCGAGGGCGAGTTCGGGAACGCCGAACTCGCCCAGGAACTCACCGAGAAGATCGCGTATCGGGAGGGGATCGGCGACCTGCTGGCGGAGGGGGTTGCACGCTGTCACGGTGAACTTGGCGTCGAAAACTGGACCGTCAAGGGACTCGAGTTCCCGGCCCACGACGGGCGCGTGCTCCACGGACAGGGGCTCTCGTATGCGGTCGCCAACCGGGGGGCGGATCACATGTATTCGGTCATACTCAAACAGGAGTACAACGGCGACATCGAGCGGGAAGGCACGCTCGGGAAGGCAGACACGCTCGTCGAAATGGAGGACTATGCCGCGTTCCGCGACACCGGGATCGTCTGTGAGTTTAGCGACGGCTACGTGAACGAGGACCACCTCAAACAGCTGTTCGGCGCCGACTACGAGGAGCTACTCTCGATCGGAGCCGAAACCGTGGTCCGGGAACGGCACTTCAACAACCAGCGAGGGTTCGACCGCGACGACGACCGGATCCCCTACGAACTCCCTGATCTCGATGCGGCTATCGGCGAGTATTACGACGCCCGCGGGTGGAATGACGACGGAACAGTTCCTGATGGAGCCGTCGAGCCGATCGCGGCGTCGGTAGACTGA
- a CDS encoding extracellular solute-binding protein has protein sequence MRSETSTDKPHDTSIVSRRHFVASVGAAGTGAIAGCIGGDDPDEPAEPEEPEDVDVPGEDWPDFSGEEIYYLAESSDREYQEYWQRVANRFQQATGAQVTIEFAGHAEGYRDRIIQMVQAGDPPDVTHASLNIASSLGQQGQLADHTEVIEYWEGVWDEEFDDQFRILLDGEDQYLPLHANIFGNWYRDDVFDIEPNTWEKELEMAAEHDEGPGGTRGYFMPIRVGLWANDMQLLTNGWTLGAQVFDRDDDGELEVVLDQGEHAERWSEALDHMEELYEYSNENTDAFYDELFTALGAEAAYQAHWVGTHLKIFSLDSPVAEHITETDPAVPEGMDRRQWGNIQGQAVTADGNTEVGKEFLKFLAHPENVMGYYFAEDLQQDPLLTSVAEHELFDEHWETMKDDSPWRESDLKTHRLEESEFIDWGTEVDPVNPRAFEVNVSHPMGRVVREALAEERDHQDVLEEVAENLRENHLAEI, from the coding sequence ATGCGAAGTGAGACAAGCACTGACAAACCGCACGACACGTCAATCGTCTCCCGTCGACACTTCGTCGCATCAGTCGGCGCGGCCGGAACCGGTGCGATCGCAGGGTGCATCGGCGGAGACGATCCGGACGAGCCCGCTGAGCCCGAGGAACCCGAAGACGTCGACGTCCCCGGCGAGGACTGGCCGGACTTCAGCGGCGAGGAGATTTACTATCTCGCGGAGTCGTCGGACCGCGAGTACCAGGAGTACTGGCAGCGAGTGGCAAACCGGTTCCAGCAGGCGACGGGCGCACAGGTCACAATCGAGTTCGCCGGGCACGCCGAGGGGTATCGGGACCGGATCATCCAGATGGTGCAGGCGGGCGATCCACCGGACGTGACCCACGCGTCCCTCAACATCGCGTCGTCGCTGGGTCAACAGGGCCAGCTTGCAGATCACACGGAGGTAATCGAGTACTGGGAGGGCGTCTGGGACGAGGAGTTCGACGACCAGTTCCGGATCCTGCTCGACGGCGAAGACCAGTACCTTCCGCTCCATGCCAATATTTTCGGCAACTGGTACCGCGACGACGTCTTCGACATCGAACCGAACACCTGGGAAAAAGAACTCGAGATGGCCGCCGAACACGACGAGGGTCCCGGCGGCACGCGCGGGTACTTCATGCCGATTCGGGTCGGCCTGTGGGCCAACGACATGCAGTTGCTGACCAACGGGTGGACCCTCGGGGCGCAAGTCTTCGACCGCGACGACGACGGCGAACTCGAGGTCGTTCTCGACCAGGGAGAACACGCCGAGCGATGGAGTGAAGCGCTCGATCACATGGAAGAGCTCTACGAGTACTCCAACGAGAACACGGACGCGTTCTACGACGAGCTCTTTACCGCACTTGGTGCGGAAGCCGCCTACCAGGCACACTGGGTCGGGACGCACCTGAAAATTTTCTCGCTGGATTCGCCGGTCGCCGAGCACATCACCGAAACCGACCCCGCGGTACCCGAGGGGATGGACCGTCGCCAGTGGGGGAACATTCAGGGACAGGCAGTCACGGCCGACGGAAACACTGAGGTCGGCAAAGAGTTCCTGAAGTTCCTCGCTCACCCGGAGAACGTCATGGGCTACTACTTCGCCGAGGACCTCCAACAGGATCCGCTGCTCACGTCGGTTGCCGAACACGAGTTGTTCGACGAACACTGGGAAACGATGAAAGACGACTCCCCCTGGCGGGAATCCGACCTCAAGACGCACCGTCTCGAGGAATCTGAGTTCATCGACTGGGGAACCGAGGTCGATCCCGTCAATCCGCGTGCGTTCGAGGTAAACGTCAGCCATCCGATGGGACGGGTCGTCCGAGAGGCGCTTGCCGAGGAGCGCGACCACCAGGATGTCCTGGAGGAGGTCGCCGAGAATCTGCGTGAGAACCATCTCGCGGAGATCTGA
- a CDS encoding peptidylprolyl isomerase: MENPDNPTATINTNFGAIEAELYEQRVPRTVENFIGLATGDKEWEDPETGETRTDPLYEDVPFHRVIGGFMIQGGDPTGTGRGGPGYTFDDEFHDDLSHDGPGVLSMANRGPDTNGSQFFITLAAQPHLDGKHAVFGRVIDGMDVVEDIGALQTDGADRPEEEALIESIDVDR; this comes from the coding sequence ATGGAGAACCCCGACAACCCGACAGCGACGATCAACACCAACTTCGGCGCGATCGAGGCCGAACTGTACGAACAGCGCGTCCCCCGAACCGTCGAGAACTTCATCGGGCTCGCGACCGGCGACAAGGAGTGGGAGGACCCCGAAACCGGCGAGACCCGGACGGATCCCCTCTACGAGGACGTCCCGTTCCACCGCGTGATCGGCGGCTTCATGATCCAGGGCGGGGACCCGACTGGAACCGGCCGCGGCGGTCCCGGATACACGTTCGACGACGAGTTCCACGACGACCTGAGCCACGACGGGCCGGGCGTGTTGAGCATGGCGAACCGCGGTCCCGACACGAACGGCTCCCAGTTTTTCATCACGCTGGCCGCCCAACCCCACCTCGACGGGAAACACGCGGTGTTCGGTCGGGTGATCGACGGGATGGACGTCGTCGAGGACATCGGGGCACTCCAGACCGACGGCGCCGATCGACCCGAGGAGGAGGCCCTCATCGAGTCAATCGACGTCGATCGCTGA